In the genome of Rhodoplanes sp. Z2-YC6860, one region contains:
- a CDS encoding fumarylacetoacetate hydrolase family protein, protein MKLVRYGAAGKEKPGILDKNGKIRDLSKIVKDIDGEALSPAGLAKIKKANIDKLPLVKGNPRLGSCVAKPSNFIAIGLNYADHAAEAGMKIPPEPIIFNKAPSCVCGPNDNTIIPKDSTKLDWEIELGIIIGSRGRYLSKERAMSVVAGYCLSNDVSERVFQIERAGQWTKGKGCESFGPLGPWMVTKDEIKDPQNLEMELTVNGEVRQKGNTKTMIFGVAHLVWACSQYFILEPGDVIITGTPPGVGLGMKPEPKFLKAGDVVHLRMDKVGEQTQKVVKGKY, encoded by the coding sequence ATGAAGCTCGTTCGCTATGGCGCCGCAGGCAAGGAAAAGCCCGGCATTCTCGACAAGAACGGCAAGATTCGCGACCTGTCGAAGATCGTCAAAGACATCGACGGAGAGGCGCTCTCGCCTGCCGGCCTCGCCAAGATCAAGAAAGCCAATATCGACAAGCTGCCGCTGGTGAAGGGCAATCCCCGCCTCGGCTCCTGCGTCGCCAAGCCCTCCAACTTCATCGCCATCGGCCTGAATTACGCCGACCACGCGGCCGAGGCCGGCATGAAGATTCCGCCGGAGCCGATCATCTTCAACAAGGCGCCGAGCTGCGTCTGCGGCCCGAACGACAACACCATCATCCCGAAGGATTCGACCAAGCTCGACTGGGAGATCGAACTCGGCATCATCATCGGCAGCCGCGGCCGCTATCTCTCCAAGGAGCGCGCGATGAGTGTGGTCGCGGGCTACTGCCTGTCGAACGACGTCTCCGAGCGCGTGTTCCAGATCGAGCGCGCCGGCCAGTGGACCAAGGGCAAGGGCTGCGAGAGCTTCGGCCCGCTCGGCCCCTGGATGGTGACCAAGGACGAGATCAAGGATCCGCAGAACCTCGAAATGGAGCTCACCGTCAACGGCGAGGTCCGGCAGAAGGGCAACACCAAGACGATGATCTTCGGCGTCGCCCATCTGGTGTGGGCCTGCTCGCAGTATTTCATCCTGGAGCCCGGCGACGTCATCATCACCGGCACGCCGCCCGGCGTCGGCCTCGGCATGAAACCCGAGCCGAAGTTCCTCAAGGCGGGCGACGTCGTGCACCTGAGGATGGACAAGGTCGGCGAGCAGACCCAGAAGGTCGTCAAGGGCAAGTACTGA
- a CDS encoding outer membrane protein, which produces MKFRAGLAALGLLATTFSFSAQAADLLRPVDKAPRTVVSYYNWTGIYAGINGGYGWGTSNWDLPIVSSEPKGWMAGGTLGYNYQTGAFVWGLEGDFDWADVSASAACGAFSCETKNTWFATARGRVGLALDRWLPYITGGAAFGHVKASLSNPAVPGASDTMVGWTVGAGIEYAFLGNWSAKIEYLYADLGRFNCGASCAPGPVAGNVSFTENIVRAGINHRFSGPIFRRY; this is translated from the coding sequence ATGAAATTCAGGGCGGGCCTTGCCGCACTGGGCTTGCTGGCAACCACATTCTCATTCTCAGCGCAGGCAGCGGACCTTCTGCGTCCGGTCGACAAGGCGCCGCGCACGGTGGTGTCCTACTACAATTGGACCGGCATCTATGCTGGCATCAACGGCGGCTACGGCTGGGGCACTTCGAATTGGGACTTGCCGATCGTTTCGTCGGAGCCGAAAGGCTGGATGGCCGGCGGCACGCTTGGCTACAACTATCAGACCGGCGCTTTCGTCTGGGGTCTCGAGGGTGACTTCGATTGGGCGGATGTAAGCGCGAGCGCCGCTTGCGGTGCCTTCTCCTGCGAGACCAAGAACACCTGGTTTGCCACCGCCCGCGGTCGCGTCGGCTTGGCCCTTGACCGCTGGCTGCCCTACATCACCGGCGGCGCCGCCTTCGGTCACGTCAAGGCGTCACTCTCCAATCCGGCGGTGCCGGGCGCAAGCGACACGATGGTCGGCTGGACGGTCGGCGCTGGAATTGAATACGCCTTCCTCGGCAACTGGTCGGCCAAGATCGAATACCTTTACGCCGATCTCGGCCGATTCAACTGCGGCGCCTCCTGTGCGCCAGGCCCTGTCGCCGGCAATGTCAGCTTCACGGAGAACATCGTCCGCGCCGGCATCAATCACAGATTCTCCGGCCCGATCTTCCGCCGCTACTAA
- a CDS encoding outer membrane protein, with the protein MISRFTKMGIATLALLVTPFAAKAADMPLRSYYKAPPRSVVSYYNWTGFYAGVNGGYSWGDTNWDLPLVSASPKGWMAGGTVGYNWQSGAIVYGLEGDFDWADVSTTAACGAFICQTKESWFATARGRLGYAFDRWLPYVTGGAAFGRVRAASDNPLAVGGSDTLTGWTVGAGIEYAFLGNWTAKVEYLYADLGTFNNCGGTSCGFALNDNVSFTQNIIRAGLNYKFSGPIFSRY; encoded by the coding sequence ATGATTTCAAGGTTCACCAAGATGGGCATCGCGACGCTGGCGCTGCTCGTCACTCCGTTCGCCGCCAAGGCGGCGGACATGCCGCTCAGGAGCTACTACAAGGCGCCGCCGCGCTCGGTGGTGTCCTACTACAACTGGACCGGCTTCTACGCCGGCGTGAACGGCGGCTATAGCTGGGGCGACACGAATTGGGATTTGCCGCTCGTTTCGGCGTCGCCCAAGGGCTGGATGGCTGGCGGCACGGTCGGATACAACTGGCAGAGCGGCGCGATCGTCTATGGTCTCGAAGGCGACTTTGACTGGGCCGACGTGAGCACCACCGCCGCCTGCGGCGCTTTCATCTGCCAGACCAAGGAAAGCTGGTTCGCAACCGCCCGTGGCCGTCTCGGCTATGCGTTCGATCGCTGGCTGCCGTATGTGACCGGCGGCGCGGCCTTCGGTCGCGTGAGGGCGGCGAGCGACAACCCGCTGGCGGTGGGCGGGTCTGACACCCTGACGGGCTGGACTGTCGGCGCTGGCATTGAATACGCTTTCCTCGGCAACTGGACTGCCAAGGTCGAATATCTCTATGCCGATCTCGGGACGTTCAACAATTGCGGCGGCACGTCTTGCGGGTTCGCCCTCAACGACAACGTCAGCTTCACGCAGAACATCATCCGCGCCGGCCTGAACTACAAGTTCAGCGGCCCGATCTTCTCGCGCTACTGA
- a CDS encoding TRAP transporter substrate-binding protein, whose protein sequence is MPNITRRKLARVAGGAAAGALAAPSLALAQAKRWRMVTSWPKRLPGPGMSAERVAERIRTLSGGKLDISVHAAGEIVPAFEVLDAVGGGVAEIGHTASFYWQGKMPAAAFYTTVPFGLTPGEHVAWVDAGGGQALWDELYAPFGVKPFMGGNTGVCMGGWFRHEVKGRADLGGMKVRSLGLGGEVYRRLGATPQTTPPAEILTSLQSGVIDAVEFVGPGTDIALGLYRVAPFYYYPGFNKPNGTGECIVSLNAWNALDAELKAIVAHACATEANFALSEMERLNTEALSALTGQHSVQLRAFPQEVIAAARSTSTEVLSELGGRNAATRKVYDSYTAFRERAGAWSKISLKSVLEARDI, encoded by the coding sequence ATGCCGAACATCACGCGACGAAAGCTCGCCCGGGTTGCCGGAGGTGCCGCCGCGGGCGCACTCGCCGCACCCTCGCTGGCGCTCGCACAGGCCAAGCGCTGGCGCATGGTGACGTCGTGGCCGAAGCGTTTGCCCGGTCCCGGCATGTCGGCGGAACGTGTCGCCGAGCGCATCCGCACCCTCTCCGGCGGCAAGCTCGACATTTCGGTGCATGCCGCGGGCGAGATCGTGCCGGCCTTCGAGGTGCTCGACGCGGTCGGCGGCGGCGTTGCCGAGATCGGCCACACCGCTTCGTTCTACTGGCAGGGCAAGATGCCGGCCGCCGCGTTCTACACCACCGTGCCGTTCGGACTCACGCCGGGCGAGCACGTCGCCTGGGTCGATGCCGGCGGCGGTCAGGCGCTGTGGGATGAGCTTTACGCGCCGTTCGGTGTGAAGCCCTTCATGGGCGGCAACACCGGCGTTTGCATGGGTGGCTGGTTTCGCCATGAGGTGAAGGGCCGCGCCGACTTGGGCGGCATGAAGGTCCGCTCGCTCGGCCTCGGCGGCGAAGTCTATCGCCGCCTCGGCGCCACGCCGCAAACCACGCCGCCCGCCGAGATTCTCACGAGCCTGCAATCGGGCGTGATCGATGCGGTGGAATTCGTCGGTCCCGGCACCGATATCGCGCTCGGGCTCTATCGCGTGGCGCCGTTCTACTACTATCCGGGCTTCAACAAACCGAACGGCACCGGCGAGTGCATCGTCTCGCTCAACGCCTGGAACGCGCTCGATGCCGAGCTCAAGGCCATCGTCGCGCATGCCTGCGCCACCGAAGCAAACTTTGCGTTGTCCGAGATGGAGCGCCTCAACACCGAAGCGCTGTCGGCGCTGACGGGCCAGCACAGCGTGCAGCTTCGCGCGTTTCCGCAGGAGGTGATCGCGGCGGCCCGTAGCACCAGCACTGAGGTCTTGAGCGAACTCGGCGGCCGCAACGCCGCGACTCGCAAGGTTTATGATTCGTATACGGCGTTCCGTGAGCGTGCCGGCGCCTGGTCGAAGATTTCGCTCAAGTCGGTGCTCGAGGCGCGTGACATTTAG